A stretch of Roseibium porphyridii DNA encodes these proteins:
- a CDS encoding aldo/keto reductase, producing MHIFSKEISPLGMGCWPIGGPMFKDGRPLGYSNSDDSESIRTIHAALDGGITLFDTAAAYGAGHAERLLGQALVNRPDAMIVSKLGLAIDETTKEILGEEASPDSVLPAIENSLERLQRDCLDIVLLHLNSLPVDRAMPIFEEMEKARKAGKIRGYGWSTDFTGNVKALSRRDGVVAIEHGTNVFCDTPKIRKAIAHQGLVAFIRSPLAMGLLGGNYRKGSVMPKDDIRSTEQMWLTYYKDGKPNAEFLEKLDTVRDLLQSNGRSLPQGALGWLWAKSDRNFPLPGARTVAQIQELAGALEFGALPQAIVSEIDTLIGPKHEDYVEKEL from the coding sequence ATGCATATTTTTTCAAAAGAGATCTCGCCACTCGGGATGGGGTGTTGGCCAATCGGCGGCCCAATGTTCAAGGACGGGCGTCCGCTCGGATATTCAAACAGCGACGACTCTGAATCCATTCGCACCATTCACGCCGCTCTGGACGGTGGTATTACCCTATTCGACACGGCCGCAGCTTACGGCGCTGGACATGCGGAGAGGCTTCTCGGCCAAGCTCTTGTCAATCGTCCCGACGCCATGATCGTCAGCAAATTGGGCCTGGCAATCGACGAGACCACAAAGGAAATTCTTGGCGAAGAGGCAAGTCCGGACAGCGTGCTTCCAGCGATTGAAAACAGCCTCGAAAGACTCCAGCGCGACTGCCTCGACATTGTCCTTCTCCATCTGAATTCACTGCCGGTCGATCGCGCGATGCCCATTTTCGAAGAGATGGAAAAAGCGCGCAAAGCAGGAAAGATCCGAGGCTATGGCTGGAGCACTGACTTCACAGGCAATGTCAAAGCCTTGTCGAGGAGAGACGGTGTGGTAGCCATAGAACACGGCACGAACGTCTTTTGCGATACACCCAAAATCCGCAAAGCGATCGCGCACCAAGGCCTTGTTGCCTTCATTCGCTCTCCCTTGGCGATGGGTCTGCTGGGCGGAAACTATCGGAAAGGCTCTGTCATGCCTAAAGATGACATCCGATCAACGGAACAGATGTGGCTGACCTACTACAAGGACGGCAAGCCCAACGCCGAGTTTCTGGAAAAACTGGATACAGTTCGCGACCTGCTCCAGTCAAATGGCAGATCCTTGCCACAGGGCGCACTTGGTTGGCTCTGGGCAAAATCGGATCGCAATTTTCCCTTGCCTGGTGCCCGAACGGTCGCCCAGATCCAGGAACTTGCAGGGGCCCTGGAATTCGGGGCACTCCCGCAAGCCATTGTTTCAGAAATCGACACCCTCATCGGACCAAAGCACGAGGACTATGTAGAAAAGGAACTCTGA
- a CDS encoding thioredoxin family protein, whose product MNRRHFLLSTAAAGLTATVLPGTAFASETLDYAPGLIEKELSAGKTVFVDYAASWCGTCARQERVINALRGANPAYDQAMVFVRVDWDDYRQHEVTTSRKIPRRSTLLVLKGNQELGRVVAGTSEAQIKSLMDTGLQAGS is encoded by the coding sequence ATGAACCGCCGTCACTTTCTCCTCTCAACCGCTGCAGCCGGACTAACGGCAACAGTTCTGCCCGGCACCGCATTTGCCAGCGAAACCCTTGACTATGCTCCCGGCCTTATCGAAAAAGAGCTTTCTGCAGGCAAGACGGTGTTCGTTGACTACGCAGCGTCATGGTGCGGAACCTGTGCCCGGCAGGAGCGTGTGATCAACGCTCTTCGCGGTGCCAACCCGGCCTACGATCAGGCGATGGTTTTTGTTCGTGTCGACTGGGATGACTACCGGCAGCACGAAGTCACGACTTCGCGGAAAATCCCGCGCAGATCCACTTTGCTCGTGTTGAAAGGCAATCAGGAGCTCGGACGTGTTGTCGCCGGCACGAGCGAAGCTCAAATCAAGTCGCTGATGGACACAGGCCTCCAGGCAGGAAGCTGA
- a CDS encoding cytochrome c biogenesis CcdA family protein encodes MLELPLAYLAGLLTLINPCVLPVLPIVLASALNADRRAPIALAAGMSVSFVTVGMLIATLGYAIGLTEELMSKVGATLMIVFGLVLLVPAFSQRFELAAAGFSGSAGQKMQSTDTSGLRGQFLGGILLGAVWSPCIGPTLGGAIALASQGESLTWAALIMCFFALGVSTLIVGLGLGAGETLRNRTNKLRGLAERSKPIMGLVFLTVGVLLIFNVHHMVDAWAMSVMPIWLQDLSVRF; translated from the coding sequence ATGCTTGAACTTCCACTCGCTTATCTCGCAGGCCTTTTGACGCTCATAAATCCCTGCGTCCTGCCGGTCCTGCCCATCGTTCTGGCATCCGCTTTGAACGCCGACCGGCGCGCTCCTATCGCGCTTGCCGCAGGCATGAGCGTTTCCTTCGTCACCGTTGGCATGCTGATTGCCACGCTTGGCTACGCCATCGGCCTGACGGAAGAATTGATGTCCAAAGTCGGCGCAACGTTGATGATCGTCTTCGGTCTTGTTTTGCTGGTGCCTGCATTCAGCCAACGCTTTGAGCTTGCAGCAGCAGGCTTTTCCGGTTCCGCCGGCCAGAAAATGCAATCTACCGACACAAGCGGCCTGCGCGGTCAGTTTCTTGGCGGCATCCTTCTGGGTGCCGTCTGGTCGCCCTGCATCGGCCCGACACTGGGTGGCGCAATTGCTCTTGCTTCACAGGGAGAAAGTCTCACCTGGGCTGCACTCATTATGTGCTTCTTCGCTCTCGGTGTGTCGACACTGATCGTCGGGTTGGGACTGGGTGCCGGTGAAACTCTGCGCAATCGAACCAACAAGTTGCGCGGCCTGGCCGAAAGATCCAAACCCATCATGGGCCTCGTATTCCTGACAGTCGGCGTGCTGTTGATCTTCAACGTCCATCACATGGTCGATGCCTGGGCGATGAGCGTCATGCCGATCTGGCTTCAGGACCTGTCTGTTCGTTTCTGA
- a CDS encoding sugar phosphate isomerase/epimerase family protein, producing the protein MPDLPILGAALNVTSLKTHRSLMLEKQRDLELQDFWPAETLNGDWQPLVDEAKTLLDGHTGRVGIHGPFWGFTIDPVDVDIREIVKKRLLQGLEVCEALGGTHMVVHSPYSTWDHNNLDNYDGARDRKIELCHLTMKDAVKRAEDIGCELVIENIEDKDPYARIELADSFGSNAVRISIDTGHAHYAHGSTGAPPIDYFVKAAGSKLRHMHLQDADGYADRHWALGEGNINWQSVFNAIGKLDSDPRLIVEIKDHAKFPASIANMEALGLAQ; encoded by the coding sequence ATGCCAGACCTTCCTATTTTGGGCGCAGCCCTGAACGTGACTTCGCTGAAAACGCATCGGAGCCTGATGCTTGAGAAGCAACGGGACCTCGAACTTCAGGACTTCTGGCCGGCCGAAACGTTGAATGGTGACTGGCAGCCGCTGGTCGACGAGGCCAAGACACTTCTTGACGGACACACCGGCCGCGTTGGCATCCATGGCCCATTCTGGGGCTTTACCATCGACCCGGTTGATGTCGACATTCGTGAGATCGTCAAAAAGCGCCTACTGCAAGGGCTTGAAGTATGTGAAGCCCTGGGCGGAACTCACATGGTGGTTCACAGTCCCTATTCCACTTGGGACCACAACAATCTCGACAACTACGACGGCGCGAGAGATCGCAAGATCGAACTGTGTCATTTGACGATGAAGGACGCGGTCAAACGCGCAGAGGATATCGGCTGCGAACTGGTCATCGAAAATATCGAGGACAAGGATCCCTATGCCCGCATTGAACTTGCGGATAGCTTCGGCTCAAATGCGGTCAGGATATCCATCGACACCGGGCACGCACACTACGCCCACGGCTCTACCGGAGCACCGCCGATCGACTATTTCGTCAAGGCAGCGGGAAGCAAACTCCGTCATATGCATTTACAGGATGCAGATGGCTACGCTGATCGGCACTGGGCTCTTGGTGAAGGCAATATCAACTGGCAGTCAGTCTTCAATGCGATCGGTAAACTCGACAGCGATCCTCGCCTGATTGTTGAGATCAAGGATCACGCAAAGTTCCCGGCTTCGATCGCGAACATGGAAGCACTCGGTCTGGCCCAATAG
- a CDS encoding 2-hydroxyacid dehydrogenase has product MKPIVPFVSEASEDERKAWRTALPIALAGIAEVKAFDTLSEQERSQATVAIVANPDPSKVAAMPNLVWVQSLWAGVERLTAELPQDGPLIVRLTDPQMAETMSEAVLAWSLYLHRDMPRYMAQQHQRIWQGHELLLPAHRTVAILGLGKLGIASAKRLISNGFNVIGWSRSEKSLDDIRTYFGQDGLKAVLKQADILVLLMPLTDETRGLLDSTAFESCKPGAAIINFARGPIIETPALIAALNGGKLSHAVLDVFDNEPLPPESPLWSNGSVTILPHISAPTITSTASQIVADNINHYFRTGCLPESVDRKKGY; this is encoded by the coding sequence ATGAAACCGATTGTGCCGTTCGTTTCCGAAGCAAGTGAGGACGAGCGAAAGGCCTGGCGCACCGCGTTGCCAATTGCCTTGGCGGGTATTGCCGAAGTCAAAGCCTTCGACACGTTGAGTGAACAGGAACGCTCGCAGGCAACCGTTGCAATTGTTGCCAACCCGGATCCTTCCAAAGTTGCGGCAATGCCAAACTTGGTCTGGGTGCAAAGTCTTTGGGCCGGTGTTGAGCGCTTGACCGCAGAATTGCCCCAGGATGGCCCGTTGATAGTGCGCCTGACCGATCCCCAGATGGCGGAGACCATGTCGGAGGCGGTGCTTGCCTGGTCTCTTTACCTCCATCGGGATATGCCAAGGTACATGGCGCAGCAGCATCAGCGCATCTGGCAGGGACATGAACTACTCCTCCCCGCACACCGCACCGTTGCAATTCTTGGTCTTGGGAAGCTTGGCATCGCATCGGCCAAAAGGTTGATATCAAACGGCTTCAATGTCATTGGCTGGAGCCGGAGCGAAAAGTCGCTCGACGACATCAGAACCTATTTCGGCCAAGACGGTTTGAAGGCTGTCTTGAAACAAGCCGACATTCTTGTGCTTTTGATGCCGTTGACCGATGAAACACGTGGGCTGCTTGACTCAACCGCCTTTGAAAGCTGCAAACCTGGCGCTGCCATCATCAATTTTGCGCGTGGCCCGATCATTGAAACGCCGGCTCTGATCGCAGCACTGAACGGCGGAAAACTGAGCCATGCTGTTCTTGACGTCTTCGACAATGAGCCGTTGCCTCCCGAAAGCCCACTTTGGAGCAACGGCAGTGTGACCATCCTGCCGCATATATCCGCACCAACAATTACATCGACTGCGTCCCAGATCGTCGCAGACAACATCAACCATTATTTCCGGACAGGTTGCCTGCCTGAAAGCGTCGATCGCAAAAAAGGATATTGA
- a CDS encoding VOC family protein: MQPCFHLAYHVTDLDEARTFYGRLLGCQEGRSAETWVDFNFFGHQLSLHLGKPFETTNTGKVGDHMVPMPHLGVVLAMDEWKALAQRLEAANLDFVIAPTIRFAGQPGEQSTMFFLDPSGNPIEVKGFADAAGVFDR, from the coding sequence ATGCAACCCTGCTTCCACCTCGCCTACCACGTAACCGACCTGGATGAAGCACGTACGTTTTACGGTCGCTTGCTCGGCTGCCAGGAAGGACGAAGCGCTGAAACCTGGGTGGATTTCAATTTCTTCGGACACCAGCTCTCTCTGCATCTTGGCAAGCCATTCGAAACAACAAACACCGGCAAGGTCGGTGACCACATGGTTCCGATGCCCCATCTGGGCGTTGTGCTGGCCATGGATGAGTGGAAGGCTCTTGCACAACGGCTCGAAGCCGCTAACCTCGACTTCGTTATTGCCCCGACCATTCGGTTCGCGGGCCAGCCCGGGGAACAAAGCACGATGTTTTTCTTGGATCCGTCCGGGAACCCGATAGAAGTGAAAGGCTTCGCTGACGCTGCAGGGGTCTTCGACAGATGA
- a CDS encoding LysR family transcriptional regulator, translated as MDTRFLESLIAVVESGSIAGAARAQNLTAAAVSQRIRVLETELGSRLLVRTSHAAQPTPECLRVLPAARELVKAAQRLSSATDAQGLGGPYRLGAVSTVLVDYGPTIIDTFKENAPKATLTIRPGTSRVLYQDLVAGHLDAVLISEPPFSLPKSLHSRLFCEEKAVHILPAGVVKKDVGDAVLPWIVYDREAWGGRVIWNACERIIRSGHILCELDGLETIAQMVARGAGQAIVPDWRGLNAQRSNLQELSMTTTAVRKLVLVHPTASVVASLTELVLAAISKAP; from the coding sequence TTGGATACGAGATTTCTGGAAAGCTTGATTGCCGTCGTTGAAAGTGGCTCTATCGCCGGTGCTGCCAGGGCACAAAACCTCACTGCCGCAGCTGTCAGCCAAAGAATACGTGTCTTGGAAACAGAACTTGGCTCTCGGCTGCTCGTCCGGACCTCTCATGCGGCACAGCCGACACCGGAGTGCCTTCGCGTTTTGCCCGCGGCGCGAGAGTTGGTGAAGGCTGCGCAGCGTCTGAGCTCTGCGACAGATGCACAAGGCCTGGGTGGACCTTATCGTCTCGGTGCGGTCTCGACCGTTCTTGTTGATTATGGTCCAACAATTATCGACACCTTCAAGGAAAATGCGCCAAAGGCAACGCTCACTATTCGGCCTGGTACCTCTCGCGTCCTCTACCAGGATCTTGTGGCTGGTCACCTGGATGCAGTCTTGATTTCTGAACCGCCCTTTTCATTGCCTAAAAGCCTGCACAGCAGATTGTTCTGCGAAGAAAAGGCGGTTCACATTCTTCCGGCAGGTGTCGTCAAGAAGGACGTCGGTGACGCTGTTTTGCCCTGGATCGTCTATGACAGGGAAGCCTGGGGTGGTCGTGTGATCTGGAACGCCTGTGAGCGGATAATTCGCAGCGGACATATCCTTTGCGAACTGGATGGATTGGAGACGATTGCGCAGATGGTTGCACGCGGAGCCGGTCAAGCAATTGTGCCGGATTGGCGTGGTCTGAATGCTCAACGATCCAATCTGCAGGAACTGTCAATGACAACTACTGCAGTGCGCAAGCTGGTTCTTGTTCATCCGACTGCTTCTGTTGTCGCCTCTCTGACGGAATTGGTGCTCGCTGCGATTTCCAAAGCGCCTTGA
- a CDS encoding ABC transporter substrate-binding protein has translation MKKLFATVAATALVGMASSAMAEDCGTITVAEMNWASAGAISQIDKIILENGYGCNVELVAGDTMPTFTSMNEKGEPDMAPELWINAVREPLDQAVSEGSLIIGGEILNEGGVEGFWVPTFIAEEHGIKTVKDALARPDLFKGAEDDSKGGFFTCPTGWNCRITTGNLFRAFGFDEAGFEMVDPGSAAGLDGSIARANERKEGWLGYYWAPTSILGKYDMTLLDFEVPHDKAEWDKCTVVEDCPDPKPNSWVKSEVFTVVTDDFANKAGPAMDYIKGRTWDNRTAGKVLAWMSDNQAANEDGAYYFLENFEDVWTKWVSPEAAEKIKASL, from the coding sequence ATGAAGAAGTTGTTTGCCACGGTCGCCGCGACCGCGCTTGTCGGGATGGCGTCGTCAGCCATGGCCGAAGACTGCGGGACGATCACCGTTGCCGAAATGAACTGGGCGTCCGCAGGCGCAATCTCCCAGATCGACAAAATCATCCTCGAGAACGGTTACGGCTGTAATGTCGAACTCGTTGCTGGAGACACGATGCCGACGTTCACTTCCATGAACGAAAAAGGTGAGCCGGACATGGCTCCCGAGCTTTGGATCAACGCCGTGCGCGAACCGCTCGACCAGGCTGTTTCCGAAGGCTCTTTGATCATCGGCGGTGAGATTCTCAACGAAGGTGGTGTTGAAGGCTTTTGGGTGCCGACGTTTATTGCCGAAGAACACGGCATCAAAACCGTCAAGGATGCTCTTGCCCGTCCTGATCTCTTCAAGGGAGCAGAAGACGACAGCAAGGGTGGCTTCTTCACATGCCCCACTGGCTGGAACTGCCGTATAACCACAGGCAACCTGTTCCGTGCGTTCGGCTTCGATGAAGCCGGGTTTGAAATGGTTGATCCAGGTTCTGCTGCAGGCCTCGACGGTTCAATTGCCCGCGCCAACGAGCGTAAAGAAGGTTGGCTTGGTTATTACTGGGCGCCGACGTCCATTCTCGGCAAATACGACATGACATTGCTTGACTTTGAAGTGCCGCATGACAAAGCCGAGTGGGACAAGTGCACCGTTGTTGAAGATTGTCCTGATCCGAAGCCGAATTCCTGGGTCAAGTCCGAAGTCTTCACCGTTGTGACGGACGACTTTGCCAACAAGGCTGGTCCGGCGATGGACTACATTAAGGGCCGTACATGGGACAACCGGACAGCCGGTAAGGTGTTGGCTTGGATGAGCGACAACCAGGCTGCCAATGAAGACGGCGCATACTACTTCCTGGAAAATTTCGAGGATGTATGGACCAAGTGGGTCAGCCCGGAAGCTGCCGAAAAAATCAAGGCATCGCTCTAA
- a CDS encoding ABC transporter permease: MDWIEFPSLSRGNLLAIKKTIDGSFKEFTRAYGDIIDRMFDPLQDFLIFLEQLLINSPWPIVLAAFAVIIFLLSRKVSIVIGTVVALVLIGVFGLWEDTMRTVAMVTVCTMLAIVLGIPIGILMARSDRVQRMVNPVLDLMQTMPSFVYLIPVVMIFGIGKVPGLIAVVIYAIPPMIRLTNLGIRLVDQDVLEAADAFGSNARQKLMNVQLPLALPTIMAGINQCIMMSLSMVVVASMIGVKGLGQEVLNAINNQYLTAGMLSGLSIVSIAIIFDRATQAYGKRLQKHSEVVHG; encoded by the coding sequence ATGGACTGGATCGAATTTCCCTCGCTTAGCCGGGGCAACTTGCTAGCAATCAAGAAAACCATTGATGGATCATTCAAAGAGTTCACCAGGGCGTATGGTGACATCATCGACAGGATGTTCGATCCGTTACAGGACTTCCTGATTTTTCTTGAACAGCTGCTGATAAACTCTCCCTGGCCAATTGTGCTTGCAGCATTTGCTGTGATCATTTTCCTGTTGAGCCGGAAAGTATCCATTGTGATCGGCACGGTTGTTGCGCTTGTTCTGATCGGGGTTTTCGGGCTCTGGGAAGACACGATGCGTACAGTCGCCATGGTGACGGTTTGCACCATGCTGGCAATTGTTCTGGGCATTCCCATCGGTATTCTCATGGCGCGCTCTGACCGTGTCCAACGGATGGTCAACCCGGTGCTGGATTTGATGCAGACCATGCCGAGTTTTGTGTATCTGATCCCGGTCGTCATGATCTTCGGGATTGGCAAGGTCCCGGGTCTGATCGCGGTTGTTATCTATGCGATCCCGCCAATGATCCGACTGACCAACCTGGGGATCCGGCTTGTCGATCAAGATGTGCTTGAAGCCGCAGATGCCTTCGGGTCCAATGCGCGACAGAAACTCATGAATGTCCAATTGCCGCTGGCGCTGCCAACCATAATGGCAGGCATCAACCAGTGCATCATGATGTCCCTGTCCATGGTCGTCGTTGCTTCGATGATTGGCGTGAAGGGACTTGGACAAGAGGTCCTCAACGCGATTAACAACCAATACCTGACGGCTGGAATGCTGAGCGGTCTCTCAATCGTTTCAATCGCAATTATCTTTGACCGTGCGACCCAGGCATATGGCAAGCGCCTTCAAAAACACTCGGAGGTCGTCCATGGCTGA
- a CDS encoding quaternary amine ABC transporter ATP-binding protein, translating to MAEATGIEIKNLYKIFGPNGKEMVQKVKEGMSKTELNEKFNHVLGLNNINISMPGGKIEVVMGLSGSGKSTLIRHINRLIDPTDGEVLYGNEDVCKMSQDELREFRRHKTAMVFQKFALLPHRTVMKNTVYGLEIQGVPMKEAEERAARWIARVGLEGFEDHYPNQLSGGMQQRVGLARALTNDADILLMDEAFSALDPLIRMDMQTVLLDLQEELHKTIVFITHDLDEALRLGDKIAILRDGAVIQQGSGQDIVLNPADAYIADFVKEVNRGRVILVDTVMDKSKTVEGGLTIESGIMLEEAAKTFAETGEGEACVVNGDGQPVGVLNVQDTISAMVTPASH from the coding sequence ATGGCTGAGGCAACCGGCATTGAGATCAAGAATCTCTACAAGATCTTCGGACCAAACGGCAAAGAGATGGTCCAGAAGGTCAAGGAGGGCATGTCCAAGACGGAATTGAACGAAAAGTTCAATCACGTGCTCGGTTTGAACAACATCAACATTTCGATGCCCGGTGGCAAAATCGAGGTGGTGATGGGACTGTCCGGGTCGGGTAAATCCACCTTGATCCGGCACATCAACCGGCTGATCGATCCGACCGACGGTGAGGTTCTTTATGGCAACGAGGACGTCTGCAAGATGTCCCAGGATGAGCTTCGCGAATTCCGCCGCCACAAGACTGCCATGGTGTTCCAGAAGTTCGCTCTGTTGCCGCATCGAACGGTCATGAAAAACACCGTCTATGGACTTGAAATCCAGGGCGTGCCGATGAAAGAGGCGGAAGAGCGGGCGGCCCGTTGGATTGCGCGTGTCGGTCTGGAAGGGTTTGAGGATCATTATCCGAACCAGCTTTCCGGTGGTATGCAGCAGCGCGTCGGCCTGGCGCGTGCGTTGACCAACGACGCCGATATCCTGCTGATGGACGAAGCGTTTTCGGCGCTCGATCCATTGATCCGCATGGACATGCAAACGGTTCTCCTGGATCTGCAGGAAGAGTTGCACAAGACCATCGTCTTCATCACGCACGATCTCGACGAAGCACTGCGGCTTGGCGACAAGATTGCAATTCTTCGAGATGGCGCTGTCATTCAACAGGGCTCGGGCCAAGACATCGTTCTCAATCCCGCAGATGCTTATATCGCCGACTTCGTGAAAGAGGTGAATCGCGGCCGCGTGATCCTGGTCGATACGGTCATGGATAAATCCAAGACCGTTGAAGGCGGACTGACCATCGAAAGCGGCATTATGCTCGAAGAAGCCGCGAAAACCTTCGCAGAGACCGGCGAGGGCGAAGCCTGTGTCGTCAATGGTGATGGACAACCAGTCGGCGTCTTGAACGTCCAGGACACCATCAGTGCCATGGTGACACCCGCCAGCCACTAA
- a CDS encoding TolC family outer membrane protein encodes MTTLSSPTDQPPGITSLLARAMAGVSVFVVAIANLPAQGQSLEEAMASAYAVNPGLKAERSRYQATNQGVWTARSEFLPTVTGSYLGEQNAYETRSGSSDRAFFHELGVSMSQTLFQGFAGVNRLNQAHEESESGRNQLIGAEQTLLLNTADAYLRVVRDKAILARLKAYTGVVQREVKAARARYKSGDATKTDIEQALARLAEAQGNSDQAVGDLEASEALYERLTGQKPGKLGWPGIPEKLEPDGLDDAITIAFQNNPSIRAATADARAARYAARAAVGDMLPRVSLEGEWENGYRGNLGNQDEEDFRFGVRVSAPLFTGGRNISSVKRAKFTAAQEEYELDDTQQIIRENVIRAMKQRTASRLRAKAGKRAIEANRRAVKGLQIEFDSGQRSLLDVLDGERELLLSQVDHVRARYDARIADFFLLANIGRLAPQHFSIIEERPPAVGRLIPEFNTWDLRLGPTENDTVQMELADANSPDPGGEGSGRINWLSWPYRSGN; translated from the coding sequence ATGACAACCCTTTCAAGCCCTACCGACCAGCCGCCGGGGATCACCTCCCTGCTGGCCCGTGCTATGGCCGGGGTCTCTGTCTTCGTTGTGGCCATCGCCAATCTGCCAGCACAGGGGCAGTCTCTTGAAGAGGCAATGGCATCGGCCTATGCGGTCAATCCGGGTCTGAAAGCTGAAAGGTCACGTTACCAGGCCACGAACCAGGGTGTCTGGACAGCCAGGTCTGAATTTCTGCCGACAGTAACCGGATCTTATCTCGGCGAGCAAAATGCCTATGAAACGCGAAGCGGCTCGAGCGACCGTGCGTTCTTCCACGAACTTGGCGTCTCCATGTCGCAGACCCTGTTTCAGGGCTTTGCCGGTGTCAATCGACTCAATCAGGCGCATGAAGAATCCGAATCCGGCCGCAACCAGCTGATTGGCGCTGAGCAAACACTGCTACTGAACACGGCTGACGCTTATTTGCGTGTCGTGCGGGACAAGGCCATTCTCGCACGTCTGAAAGCCTATACCGGCGTTGTGCAACGCGAGGTGAAGGCTGCACGGGCCCGGTACAAGTCCGGCGATGCCACGAAGACCGACATCGAGCAAGCGCTTGCCAGGCTTGCCGAGGCACAAGGGAATTCAGACCAAGCGGTCGGTGATCTGGAAGCCTCGGAAGCGCTCTATGAACGGCTGACGGGACAAAAGCCCGGCAAACTGGGTTGGCCCGGCATTCCCGAAAAACTGGAACCCGATGGGTTGGACGATGCGATTACGATCGCGTTTCAAAACAATCCCTCTATACGCGCCGCGACTGCAGATGCACGTGCTGCCCGTTACGCAGCACGGGCCGCGGTTGGAGACATGCTTCCGCGGGTATCTCTGGAAGGTGAATGGGAAAACGGATATCGCGGCAACCTTGGCAATCAGGACGAAGAGGATTTCCGCTTCGGTGTTCGTGTCTCAGCTCCGCTCTTCACAGGTGGCCGCAACATTTCTTCGGTAAAGCGTGCCAAGTTCACGGCGGCCCAAGAGGAATATGAGCTTGACGATACCCAGCAGATTATTCGTGAGAACGTCATTCGCGCGATGAAACAGCGAACCGCATCCCGATTGCGGGCAAAAGCGGGCAAACGCGCCATTGAAGCCAATCGGCGTGCCGTGAAGGGTCTCCAGATAGAGTTCGACAGTGGCCAGAGGTCCCTGCTCGACGTTTTGGACGGCGAACGGGAATTGCTTTTGAGCCAGGTCGATCATGTCCGTGCACGCTATGATGCGCGCATCGCCGATTTCTTCTTGTTGGCAAACATTGGGCGACTGGCCCCGCAACACTTCTCAATCATCGAAGAACGCCCGCCGGCAGTCGGCAGATTGATCCCTGAATTCAACACCTGGGATCTGCGGCTTGGTCCGACCGAAAACGATACTGTTCAGATGGAACTGGCCGACGCGAATTCGCCTGATCCTGGCGGGGAAGGTTCGGGCAGGATCAACTGGTTGTCCTGGCCCTATCGGTCTGGGAACTGA
- a CDS encoding GntR family transcriptional regulator translates to MSSRAKATRVDSAYDRLKSDILTGMLPPGFQAPEPEVASRLGMSRTPVREALIRLEADGLVELIPRRGARVIPVTGNDICEVFEILSVLEALAAQRAGENDASQEVLTEIEAVSDEADQALAAKDIDAWAQLDDKFHRLIAQASGNNRLEAEINGFLDQVLRANTVLLRLNQAPASCAADHRKLTAAIKSGEGGAAWEIARSHRLNGLKTMRKLLQDCGLTQV, encoded by the coding sequence ATGTCATCAAGAGCCAAAGCAACACGTGTTGATAGCGCCTACGATCGGCTGAAGTCAGACATATTGACGGGCATGTTGCCACCGGGGTTTCAAGCGCCCGAGCCAGAAGTGGCAAGTCGGCTTGGTATGAGTCGGACACCTGTTCGCGAAGCGCTTATCCGGCTTGAGGCAGACGGGTTGGTGGAACTCATCCCAAGGCGTGGCGCGAGGGTCATACCCGTGACCGGCAACGACATTTGCGAAGTCTTCGAAATCCTGTCCGTTCTGGAGGCGCTGGCCGCACAGCGTGCAGGTGAAAACGATGCAAGCCAAGAAGTGTTGACGGAAATTGAGGCGGTCAGCGATGAGGCCGATCAGGCGCTTGCTGCCAAAGATATTGATGCCTGGGCGCAGCTTGATGACAAGTTCCACAGGCTCATTGCCCAAGCGAGCGGCAACAATCGTCTTGAGGCCGAAATCAACGGGTTTCTCGATCAGGTGCTTCGAGCAAACACGGTTTTGCTTCGGCTAAATCAGGCACCAGCCTCATGTGCGGCCGATCACCGGAAGCTCACCGCCGCCATAAAGTCAGGGGAGGGCGGTGCTGCATGGGAGATTGCCCGCAGCCACCGCCTCAACGGATTGAAAACAATGAGGAAGCTTTTACAAGACTGCGGTCTCACACAAGTATAG